The following coding sequences are from one Salvia hispanica cultivar TCC Black 2014 chromosome 3, UniMelb_Shisp_WGS_1.0, whole genome shotgun sequence window:
- the LOC125212575 gene encoding uncharacterized protein LOC125212575 produces MATEQTPTENPSSIASTPAAASCRKKKSESGTFLEDVKDHIDEFIHASMDEHKTCFQKTIKKMFGMSKAVAEKNSEAKEIESSLPLRTTVSE; encoded by the exons ATGGCAACTGAACAGACTCCAACCGAGAACCCCTCATCCATAGCTTCTACCCCAGCTGCAGCTTCATGCCGGAAGAAGAAGAGCGAAAGTGGAACTTTCCTAGAAGACGTGAAAGATCACATTGATGAATTCATCCATGCTTCTATGGACGAACACAAAACTTGCTTCCAAAAGACTATCAAGAAG ATGTTCGGGATGTCAAAAGCTGTTGCAGAGAAGAACTCTGAGGCCAAGGAAATTGAAAGTTCTTTGCCTCTTCGAACGACTGTTTCTGAGTAA